The following proteins are co-located in the Frigidibacter mobilis genome:
- the hemN gene encoding oxygen-independent coproporphyrinogen III oxidase, with the protein METESQLTRLGLFDARVPRYTSYPTAPHFSAAVGPDQFTSWVEAIPAGSSISLYMHVPFCRRLCWFCACRTQGTQSDDPVRAYADVLLAELALLKARLAPGVTLSRLHWGGGTPTLMPADMMTRVAGAVFDAVPMGPGAEFSVEIDPNEIDEARLDALAAAGMNRASIGVQDFDPEIQKVIGRLQSYEETKRAVDMIRDRGVASLNADILYGLPHQTPAKIAQSVQMLLSLVPDRVALYGYAHVPWMARRQQMIPSDTLPTPEERLALFETARKLFVWDGYDEIGIDHFARPMDGLAQAAKAGTLRRNFQGYTDDLAPVLVGMGASSISRFPQGFAQNASSTSEHTRAIREGRFSTHRGHVFQGEDLLRARMIEAVMCDFRIDAEEMIRDWNATPAQLTALFGAAKAAFGDMVQISPEGLFIPERARPLTRMIARVFDAYDLTKSKHSSAI; encoded by the coding sequence ATGGAAACAGAATCGCAACTAACGCGGCTCGGTCTTTTTGACGCGCGTGTCCCTAGGTATACAAGCTATCCCACGGCGCCGCATTTTTCTGCGGCGGTGGGGCCGGATCAGTTCACCTCATGGGTGGAGGCAATCCCTGCCGGGTCCTCCATCTCGCTGTACATGCATGTCCCGTTCTGCCGGCGGCTGTGCTGGTTCTGCGCCTGCCGCACCCAGGGCACCCAGTCCGACGACCCGGTGCGCGCCTATGCCGATGTGCTGCTGGCCGAACTCGCGCTGCTCAAGGCCAGGCTGGCGCCCGGGGTCACCCTGTCGCGCCTGCATTGGGGCGGCGGAACGCCGACGCTGATGCCCGCCGACATGATGACCCGTGTCGCAGGCGCGGTGTTCGACGCGGTGCCAATGGGCCCCGGCGCCGAATTCTCGGTCGAGATCGACCCGAACGAGATTGACGAGGCGCGGCTGGATGCGCTGGCCGCCGCCGGCATGAATCGCGCCTCGATCGGCGTGCAGGACTTCGACCCCGAGATCCAGAAGGTCATCGGCCGCCTGCAAAGCTATGAGGAAACCAAGCGCGCCGTGGACATGATCCGCGACCGCGGCGTTGCCTCGCTGAACGCCGACATCCTCTATGGCCTGCCGCATCAGACCCCGGCCAAGATCGCGCAATCGGTGCAAATGCTGCTGTCGCTGGTGCCGGATCGGGTGGCGCTTTACGGCTATGCCCATGTGCCCTGGATGGCGCGGCGCCAGCAGATGATCCCGTCGGACACGCTGCCCACGCCCGAAGAGCGGCTGGCGCTGTTCGAAACCGCCCGCAAGCTGTTCGTCTGGGACGGGTATGACGAGATCGGCATCGACCATTTCGCCCGCCCGATGGACGGGCTGGCCCAGGCGGCGAAGGCCGGCACCCTGCGCCGCAACTTCCAGGGCTATACCGACGACCTGGCCCCGGTTCTGGTGGGGATGGGTGCCTCGTCGATCTCCCGCTTCCCGCAGGGCTTCGCGCAGAACGCCTCCTCGACCTCGGAACATACCCGCGCGATCCGCGAGGGGCGGTTTTCGACCCATCGCGGCCATGTATTCCAGGGCGAGGATCTGCTACGCGCGCGGATGATCGAGGCAGTGATGTGCGATTTCCGCATCGACGCCGAAGAGATGATCCGTGACTGGAACGCCACCCCGGCGCAGCTCACGGCGCTGTTCGGCGCGGCAAAGGCGGCGTTTGGCGACATGGTGCAGATCTCGCCCGAGGGCCTGTTCATCCCCGAGCGGGCACGGCCCCTGACGCGGATGATCGCGCGGGTGTTCGACGCCTACGACCTGACAAAGTCCAAGCACAGCTCGGCGATCTGA
- the fnrL gene encoding transcriptional regulator FnrL, producing the protein MSIQDAHSISLQCGACPIRHRAVCARCETDELALLEEIKYYRSFEAGQTVAWAGDKMDFVASVVSGIATLTQTMEDGRTQMVGLLLPSDFVGRPGRETAAYNVTATTDLLMCCFRKRPFEEMMMRTPHVAQRLLEMTLDELDAAREWMLLLGRKTAREKIASLVAIIARRDASLKLRSPQGRMVFDLPLTREAMADYLGLTLETVSRQISALKRDGVIELQGKRHVTIPDFDLLLTEAGDDNDGGYLT; encoded by the coding sequence ATGTCCATCCAGGATGCGCATAGCATTTCCCTTCAATGTGGGGCTTGCCCGATCCGTCACCGCGCCGTCTGTGCGCGATGCGAAACGGATGAATTGGCGCTTCTGGAAGAGATCAAGTATTACCGCAGCTTCGAGGCCGGACAGACCGTGGCCTGGGCCGGGGACAAGATGGATTTCGTCGCCTCAGTCGTGTCGGGCATCGCCACGCTGACCCAGACGATGGAAGACGGGCGCACCCAGATGGTCGGGCTGCTGCTGCCGTCGGATTTTGTCGGCCGGCCGGGGCGTGAGACGGCGGCCTACAACGTGACCGCCACGACAGATCTGCTGATGTGCTGTTTCCGCAAGCGCCCCTTCGAGGAGATGATGATGCGCACCCCGCATGTCGCGCAGCGCCTGCTGGAAATGACGCTGGACGAGCTGGACGCGGCGCGGGAATGGATGTTGCTTCTGGGCCGCAAGACCGCCCGCGAAAAGATCGCCAGCCTCGTGGCGATCATCGCCCGGCGCGATGCCTCGCTGAAGCTGCGCTCGCCGCAGGGGCGGATGGTGTTCGATCTGCCCCTGACCCGCGAGGCGATGGCCGACTACCTGGGCTTGACGCTGGAAACCGTCAGCCGTCAGATCTCGGCACTGAAGCGCGACGGGGTGATCGAGCTGCAGGGCAAGCGCCACGTGACGATCCCCGATTTCGACCTGCTGCTGACTGAGGCGGGCGACGACAATGACGGCGGCTACCTGACCTAG